In the Bifidobacterium catenulatum PV20-2 genome, one interval contains:
- a CDS encoding amino acid ABC transporter permease, with protein sequence MASNESAVLFDQPGPKSRKTIRIVNWIAGIAFAIVVVLILMRLHNPPDGENQLSWELWKPALDAEAWTDFYLPGLWATIRASVLAVIGAVLFGLLFGIGRLLPNIVIRAISGAVVEFARAVPVLLLMIFFWRWFAFAGMASPAYWAVVLALVIYNGSVVAELVRSGVGNLPNGQREASLALGLTRTQSLMEVEVPQAIYAMLPAAVTQLVVVLKDTALGSIIMYTDLLQESRRLGSMYFNILQTLVVAAVIYFIACWLLSRLAEWLPERMQKHTAAPAEPEPVAPIAIMDPSNVNQIAVAKESMPLGGAQRLYHVHHRGSNASIRHWRQTRYVQGFDETHPESQVEFDKNGRPIKETSKQDKLKFDKPKSDKSKGDKPKQ encoded by the coding sequence ATGGCAAGCAATGAAAGCGCGGTGCTGTTCGACCAGCCCGGTCCTAAGAGCCGCAAAACCATTCGTATCGTCAATTGGATCGCAGGCATCGCCTTCGCGATCGTGGTTGTATTGATTCTCATGAGGCTTCACAATCCGCCGGATGGCGAGAACCAGCTGAGCTGGGAACTGTGGAAGCCGGCTCTTGATGCCGAAGCGTGGACCGATTTCTACCTTCCGGGATTGTGGGCTACTATTCGCGCCTCCGTGCTGGCAGTGATTGGCGCGGTCCTGTTCGGTTTGTTGTTCGGCATCGGCCGTCTGCTTCCGAACATCGTGATTCGTGCGATTTCCGGTGCCGTCGTTGAGTTCGCACGCGCGGTCCCTGTGCTGTTGCTCATGATCTTCTTCTGGCGTTGGTTCGCTTTTGCCGGCATGGCAAGCCCGGCATATTGGGCTGTTGTGCTCGCATTGGTGATCTACAACGGTTCCGTGGTGGCTGAGCTTGTTCGTTCCGGCGTCGGCAACCTGCCGAACGGTCAGCGTGAGGCGTCGCTCGCCTTGGGCCTGACTCGCACGCAGTCGCTGATGGAAGTCGAAGTGCCGCAGGCCATCTACGCCATGCTTCCTGCCGCTGTGACGCAGTTGGTGGTGGTGCTGAAGGATACCGCCCTCGGCTCGATCATCATGTATACCGATCTGTTGCAGGAATCGCGCCGACTTGGCTCGATGTACTTCAATATTCTGCAGACGCTGGTTGTTGCCGCCGTCATCTACTTCATCGCATGCTGGCTGCTGAGCCGACTTGCGGAATGGTTGCCGGAACGCATGCAGAAGCACACCGCGGCACCTGCCGAACCGGAACCGGTCGCGCCGATTGCCATTATGGATCCGTCGAATGTGAACCAGATCGCCGTGGCCAAGGAAAGCATGCCGCTTGGCGGTGCCCAGCGCCTGTACCATGTGCATCATCGTGGTTCCAACGCGTCGATCCGCCATTGGCGTCAGACCCGCTACGTTCAGGGATTCGACGAGACGCATCCGGAAAGCCAAGTCGAGTTCGACAAGAATGGCAGGCCGATCAAAGAGACGTCCAAGCAGGACAAGCTGAAATTCGACAAGCCGAAATCCGACAAATCGAAGGGCGATAAGCCCAAGCAGTGA
- a CDS encoding amino acid ABC transporter permease, whose amino-acid sequence MEAFISLFSQYNVPAAFLVNIELTLWSALFSTILGVILVMMRISPVASLRIVSGAYVELFKNLPLTIIMVFMVLGAYAQLKLSFSDTFATNFFWLAVTGLSLYTAAFVCESLRSGINTVPLGQAEACRALGLNFMQSATQVILPQAFRGSVAPLGNTLIALLKNSTVAAAASVATETSSLMSEMIEYRSDVIIPIFLIFAFGYVILIIPIGMLTTYLSNKLAVRR is encoded by the coding sequence ATGGAAGCGTTCATCTCATTGTTCAGCCAGTACAATGTGCCGGCTGCGTTCCTGGTGAACATCGAACTGACCTTGTGGTCGGCGTTGTTCTCCACGATTCTTGGTGTCATTCTCGTGATGATGCGCATCTCTCCAGTCGCATCGCTGCGCATAGTGTCGGGCGCTTATGTCGAATTGTTCAAGAACCTGCCGTTGACCATCATCATGGTGTTCATGGTGCTGGGCGCCTATGCGCAGCTGAAGCTCAGCTTCTCCGACACGTTCGCCACGAACTTCTTCTGGCTGGCCGTCACCGGCTTGAGCCTGTATACGGCGGCGTTCGTATGCGAATCGCTGCGATCCGGCATCAACACGGTGCCTCTCGGTCAGGCTGAAGCCTGCCGCGCATTGGGATTGAACTTCATGCAGTCCGCCACACAGGTCATTCTGCCGCAGGCATTCCGCGGCTCCGTGGCACCGTTGGGAAATACGCTCATCGCATTGCTGAAGAACTCCACGGTTGCGGCCGCGGCATCCGTCGCCACCGAAACCTCGTCGTTGATGAGCGAAATGATCGAATACCGTTCCGACGTGATTATTCCGATCTTCCTTATCTTCGCGTTCGGTTATGTGATTCTGATCATTCCGATCGGTATGCTGACCACGTATCTGTCCAACAAGCTCGCGGTGAGGAGGTGA
- a CDS encoding RNA helicase, with product MADDTNYGSLGALAPNWSDGERNIDTDEIYERFFEWVADVKGVEPWPHQEEAIMDLLAGDHVILNTPTGSGKSLVALGMHFAALCTGRRSYYTAPIKALVSEKFFDLVEVFGRENVGMITGDTHINADAPIICCTAEILANQALREGRHADVGCVAMDEFHYYGDSERGWAWQVPLLTLPNTQFLLMSATLGNVDAIADKLEDMTDTDVDIIADAPRPVPLTYEYTLDPLEKTVELAFGRGETPIYVVHFSQDAALETANALASTGVSSKEQRAAIAEAIKGTKFTTAFGKILQRLLRTGVGIHHAGMLPRYRRLVEQLAQHGLLPVICGTDTLGVGINVPIHSVVLTALTKFDGTKMRKLRAREFHQIAGRAGRMGFDTEGLVIAEGPEFEIENAKALAKAGNDPKKLKKVKRKKAPEGFVTWNENTFDKLIDADPETLVPHMKVTHSMVLNEVAQGGDARYRINRLIDDSAQTPEQKERLHDRADEIFQTLFDTNVIETEDRDDGGKDYFMTVDMPDDFALDQPLSPFLLAALELLDPESESYALDVISMVEATLEDPKQVLRAQERQARDAAMIRMKEDGLDYDERMDRLQEITYPKPLEDMLQTAFDEYRHDVPWANDYWLSPKSVIRDMVETASDFTGYIARYNIARSEGTLLRYLSDAYRALARTVPLEKRNEQLRDIISWLRVVVRSIDSSLVDEWENAGAGTDASAAAANLAAPGTKQAVVEDRRGLTVLVRNAMFRRVQLMDLDKPDELGALDKDWGYGVHEWEDALDDFYDEHEYVNTDAKARSGELFILDDSKENSEHSWKVRQIIDDSDGDHDWAITGTVDLDTTQSSGEVVFFDYSISN from the coding sequence ATGGCTGACGATACGAATTACGGTTCTTTGGGCGCGTTGGCGCCGAATTGGAGCGATGGCGAGCGCAACATCGACACGGACGAGATCTATGAACGCTTTTTCGAGTGGGTAGCGGACGTCAAAGGTGTTGAGCCGTGGCCCCATCAGGAAGAGGCCATCATGGACCTGCTCGCGGGCGATCATGTCATTTTGAACACGCCCACCGGCTCCGGCAAATCACTGGTGGCGTTGGGTATGCATTTTGCGGCGCTGTGCACGGGCCGTCGCTCGTATTACACGGCTCCGATTAAGGCGTTGGTGTCTGAGAAGTTCTTTGATTTGGTGGAGGTGTTCGGTCGCGAGAACGTCGGAATGATCACCGGAGACACGCACATCAACGCCGATGCGCCGATCATCTGCTGCACTGCGGAGATTCTCGCGAACCAGGCATTGCGTGAAGGCCGTCATGCCGATGTCGGCTGTGTGGCAATGGATGAATTCCATTATTATGGCGATTCGGAGCGTGGCTGGGCTTGGCAGGTTCCGCTGCTGACATTGCCGAACACGCAGTTTTTGCTGATGAGTGCCACATTGGGCAACGTCGATGCGATCGCCGACAAATTGGAGGACATGACGGACACGGACGTCGACATCATCGCCGATGCGCCGCGTCCGGTACCGTTGACGTACGAGTACACGCTTGACCCGTTGGAGAAAACCGTCGAACTGGCGTTCGGCAGAGGCGAAACACCGATTTATGTGGTGCATTTCTCCCAAGACGCCGCATTGGAGACGGCGAACGCCCTGGCAAGCACGGGTGTGTCCAGCAAGGAACAACGTGCCGCCATTGCAGAGGCGATCAAAGGCACGAAGTTCACCACCGCATTCGGCAAGATTTTGCAACGTCTGTTGCGCACCGGAGTCGGCATTCACCATGCGGGCATGCTCCCCCGCTATCGTCGTTTGGTCGAGCAGCTCGCCCAGCACGGTTTGTTGCCGGTAATCTGCGGCACCGACACGTTGGGCGTCGGCATCAACGTGCCCATCCATTCCGTGGTGTTGACCGCATTGACCAAGTTCGACGGCACGAAAATGCGCAAACTGCGTGCCCGCGAATTCCATCAGATCGCAGGGCGTGCGGGACGTATGGGCTTCGACACGGAAGGGCTGGTTATCGCCGAAGGACCAGAATTCGAAATCGAGAACGCCAAGGCCCTCGCCAAGGCAGGCAACGACCCCAAGAAGCTCAAGAAAGTCAAACGCAAGAAAGCACCTGAGGGCTTCGTCACGTGGAATGAGAACACATTCGATAAGCTGATCGACGCGGACCCTGAAACTTTGGTGCCACATATGAAGGTCACGCATTCCATGGTGTTGAACGAAGTGGCGCAGGGCGGCGACGCACGCTACCGCATCAATCGCCTGATCGACGATTCTGCGCAGACTCCAGAACAGAAGGAGCGTCTTCATGATCGTGCCGACGAGATCTTCCAGACCTTGTTCGACACGAATGTGATCGAAACGGAAGACCGCGATGATGGTGGCAAGGACTATTTCATGACCGTCGACATGCCGGATGATTTCGCGCTTGACCAGCCGTTGAGCCCGTTCCTGCTGGCTGCGTTGGAACTGCTTGATCCGGAATCGGAAAGTTACGCGCTTGACGTGATTTCCATGGTGGAAGCCACGTTGGAGGATCCAAAGCAGGTGTTGCGTGCACAGGAACGTCAAGCCCGCGATGCGGCGATGATCCGGATGAAGGAAGATGGACTTGACTATGACGAGCGCATGGACCGCTTGCAGGAAATCACCTATCCGAAACCGCTGGAAGACATGCTTCAGACGGCGTTCGACGAGTACCGCCATGATGTGCCTTGGGCGAATGATTATTGGCTGAGCCCGAAATCGGTGATCCGGGACATGGTCGAAACGGCCTCCGATTTCACCGGTTACATAGCGCGCTACAATATCGCCCGCTCCGAAGGCACGCTGCTGCGCTATCTGTCTGACGCATATCGCGCGCTGGCACGTACCGTTCCTTTGGAGAAGCGCAATGAACAGTTGCGGGACATCATCTCCTGGCTGCGCGTGGTAGTTCGGTCCATCGACTCCTCGCTGGTCGACGAATGGGAGAACGCGGGAGCCGGCACCGACGCTTCCGCAGCAGCCGCGAACCTGGCCGCACCAGGTACAAAGCAGGCCGTGGTGGAGGATCGTCGAGGCCTCACCGTGCTCGTACGCAATGCCATGTTCCGCCGTGTGCAGCTTATGGATCTCGACAAGCCCGACGAGCTCGGCGCGCTCGACAAAGACTGGGGCTATGGCGTGCACGAATGGGAGGATGCGCTCGACGACTTCTACGATGAGCACGAATACGTCAACACGGATGCGAAAGCCCGTAGCGGCGAACTGTTCATTCTGGATGATTCCAAGGAGAACAGCGAACACAGCTGGAAAGTGCGTCAGATCATCGACGATTCCGATGGCGACCATGATTGGGCCATTACCGGAACCGTCGATTTGGACACCACACAGTCGAGCGGCGAAGTCGTGTTCTTCGACTACAGCATTTCCAACTGA
- a CDS encoding ABC transporter substrate-binding protein/permease: protein MNLKQSLEKHDFHGVWMRLLALAMILIVAVSALIASPVSANATEVGDPSAVKGKTYAVGTDTTFAPFEYRENGKMTGIDMELIRAIAQEEGFEVTIQSLGFNAALQALSSNQVDVVIAGMSITDERKATYDFSNPYFQSGIQMAIAENNDSIDSYKDLDGKTVVAKTGSEGESYAKQHASEYGYTVISVDQSSTMYEMVKSGNADAVFDDYPVLAYGVSQNNGLKIVTPKVPHGEYGMAVNKGKNADLLAAIDDGLNKLIASGEYETIVAQYLGESGAKEQVEAISGKVTDNGADDAAQKKVGFFGLVKQSMPALLTGLKNTLLITLLSFVIALVLGVAFGLMKVSENKILEGIAKVYIAVFRGTPILVWAFFFYFGVPQLIGHSVNIWVAGALTLSLNSGAYLAEIVRGAVQSVDSGQMEGARSLGLNYHQAMARVVMPQATAIAMPSIINQLVIMIKDSSLLLAIGFGELLYQAQQLYAANFRVTETLLIVGVMYFVAITILTWLANIVDRKVNR, encoded by the coding sequence ATGAATTTGAAGCAATCGTTGGAAAAACATGATTTTCATGGTGTCTGGATGCGACTTCTCGCGTTGGCGATGATACTGATTGTGGCAGTGAGTGCACTCATCGCATCCCCAGTCAGCGCTAACGCCACCGAAGTCGGAGATCCCTCCGCAGTCAAGGGCAAAACCTACGCGGTTGGTACTGATACTACGTTCGCACCGTTCGAATATCGGGAGAACGGCAAGATGACCGGTATCGATATGGAACTGATCCGTGCCATCGCCCAAGAAGAAGGATTCGAAGTCACCATCCAATCATTGGGTTTCAATGCGGCATTGCAGGCTTTGAGCTCCAATCAGGTGGATGTGGTGATCGCAGGCATGTCAATCACCGACGAACGCAAGGCGACCTACGATTTTTCCAATCCTTACTTCCAGTCCGGCATTCAAATGGCCATCGCTGAAAACAACGATAGTATTGACAGCTACAAGGATCTTGACGGTAAAACCGTTGTTGCGAAAACCGGTTCGGAAGGCGAATCCTATGCCAAGCAGCATGCGAGCGAGTATGGCTACACCGTGATTTCTGTGGACCAGTCGTCAACCATGTACGAGATGGTCAAATCCGGCAATGCGGACGCGGTATTTGACGACTATCCGGTGCTTGCCTACGGTGTTTCCCAAAATAACGGTTTGAAGATCGTGACACCGAAGGTGCCGCACGGCGAATATGGTATGGCCGTGAATAAAGGCAAGAATGCCGATCTGCTGGCCGCCATCGACGATGGTTTGAACAAGCTCATCGCTTCGGGCGAATATGAGACGATCGTCGCGCAGTATTTGGGCGAATCCGGCGCGAAGGAACAGGTCGAGGCGATTTCCGGCAAGGTCACCGATAATGGTGCCGATGATGCGGCTCAGAAGAAGGTCGGTTTCTTTGGGCTTGTCAAACAGTCGATGCCGGCTTTGCTGACCGGTCTGAAGAACACGTTGCTGATTACCTTGCTGTCGTTTGTGATCGCGCTGGTTCTGGGTGTCGCTTTTGGTTTGATGAAGGTGTCTGAAAACAAGATTCTGGAAGGCATAGCCAAGGTTTACATTGCAGTGTTTCGTGGTACGCCGATTCTGGTATGGGCGTTCTTCTTCTATTTTGGTGTGCCGCAGCTGATCGGACACAGTGTGAACATTTGGGTTGCGGGCGCGTTGACGCTGTCGCTCAATTCCGGCGCATATCTGGCGGAAATCGTGCGTGGCGCCGTGCAGTCCGTTGATTCTGGTCAGATGGAGGGCGCACGTTCGCTTGGCCTCAACTATCATCAGGCCATGGCGCGCGTGGTCATGCCGCAGGCCACTGCGATCGCCATGCCGTCGATCATCAACCAGCTGGTCATTATGATCAAGGATTCCTCGCTGCTGCTGGCCATCGGCTTCGGTGAATTGCTGTACCAGGCGCAGCAATTGTATGCGGCGAACTTCCGCGTTACCGAAACGTTGCTGATCGTCGGTGTGATGTACTTCGTGGCCATCACCATCCTCACATGGCTGGCCAATATCGTTGACAGGAAGGTGAATCGATGA
- a CDS encoding amino acid ABC transporter ATP-binding protein, producing the protein MSENGNHGNNDGEVIIDVKNLHKNYGHTEVIKGVDLTVRKGEVICIIGPSGAGKSTILRCLNGLEQASSGQIVVNGHDLGDPHVNIDQVREQVGMVFQHFNLFNNMSVIDNITLAPKLVHKKTDEQAREHAMALLKTVGLAEKADVMPKSLSGGQKQRVAIARSLAMRPKVMLFDEATSALDPEMVGDVLEVIRELAEEGMTMVLVTHEMGFAREVATRVIFTDAGVIEEEGTPDEIFNHPKSERLKTFLSKVL; encoded by the coding sequence ATGAGCGAGAACGGCAATCACGGTAACAATGATGGTGAAGTGATCATCGACGTCAAGAATCTGCATAAAAACTATGGCCATACGGAAGTCATCAAAGGCGTCGATCTTACGGTACGCAAGGGCGAGGTAATTTGTATCATCGGACCGTCCGGTGCCGGTAAATCCACCATATTGCGTTGCCTGAATGGACTCGAACAGGCCTCCAGCGGCCAGATTGTGGTCAACGGCCATGATTTGGGCGATCCGCACGTGAACATCGACCAGGTGCGTGAGCAGGTTGGCATGGTGTTCCAGCATTTCAACCTGTTCAACAACATGAGCGTGATCGACAACATCACTCTCGCGCCGAAACTGGTGCACAAGAAAACCGACGAGCAGGCACGAGAACATGCGATGGCATTGCTGAAAACCGTGGGATTGGCGGAAAAGGCCGATGTTATGCCGAAATCGTTGTCAGGCGGTCAAAAGCAGCGTGTGGCCATCGCGCGCTCCTTGGCCATGCGCCCGAAAGTCATGCTGTTCGATGAGGCCACATCGGCGCTCGACCCGGAAATGGTCGGAGATGTGCTCGAAGTCATTCGTGAACTGGCCGAAGAGGGAATGACCATGGTGCTGGTGACCCATGAGATGGGTTTTGCCCGAGAAGTGGCCACCCGTGTGATCTTTACGGATGCGGGCGTGATTGAAGAGGAAGGCACTCCGGATGAGATCTTCAACCATCCGAAGAGCGAACGTCTGAAGACATTCCTTTCCAAAGTGCTCTGA
- a CDS encoding PPK2 family polyphosphate kinase, with product MSDKDKDTKMSSIAKTLNKVEDRLEKGKNCSSVAEGLANVAKASELLSSVWTLPPGQLLRFHHDTRVAEIDGDSTPGFDGNKDDAERFIAISSSEIARYQRLMYANGVKGSRRRLLIILQGMDASGKGGIVRHVFSQGDPMGMHYHGFGAPKGEEKDHDYLWRIKRELPQNGWISIFDRSQYEDIVMPRIYKTYPEEVWQARYDEINRFESQLVADGCSIIKIFLVVSKEEQKEHFLSRLEDPTKYWKFDPSDLEARARWDDYMAAWQDVFVRTSTEQAPWYLVPADNRWYSRAVVSELLRNTLKNMNMIWPPLEVDADEMRRQLEML from the coding sequence ATGTCAGATAAAGATAAAGACACGAAGATGTCGTCCATTGCGAAGACGTTGAACAAGGTCGAGGACAGGCTCGAGAAGGGGAAGAACTGCAGTTCCGTTGCCGAAGGGCTCGCGAACGTCGCCAAGGCAAGCGAATTGCTCAGCTCCGTATGGACGTTGCCTCCCGGCCAGCTGCTACGATTCCATCACGATACGAGGGTTGCCGAAATCGACGGCGATTCCACGCCGGGCTTTGACGGCAACAAAGACGATGCGGAACGGTTCATTGCGATCAGTTCTTCCGAAATCGCACGATATCAGCGACTGATGTACGCCAATGGAGTGAAAGGGTCTCGCCGTCGTCTGCTGATTATTCTGCAGGGCATGGATGCTTCCGGCAAGGGTGGCATCGTACGTCACGTATTCAGCCAAGGTGATCCGATGGGCATGCATTATCACGGTTTCGGTGCTCCCAAAGGCGAGGAAAAAGACCACGATTATTTGTGGCGTATCAAACGCGAACTGCCGCAGAATGGTTGGATCTCCATTTTCGATAGATCGCAATATGAAGATATCGTCATGCCGCGCATTTATAAAACATATCCAGAAGAAGTATGGCAGGCGCGATATGACGAAATCAACCGATTCGAATCGCAATTGGTTGCGGACGGATGTTCCATCATCAAAATATTCCTTGTGGTGAGCAAAGAAGAGCAGAAGGAGCATTTTCTTAGCAGGCTGGAAGATCCGACCAAATATTGGAAGTTCGACCCGAGTGACCTTGAAGCGCGTGCCCGTTGGGATGACTACATGGCAGCATGGCAGGACGTGTTCGTGCGTACGAGCACCGAGCAGGCACCCTGGTACTTGGTGCCTGCCGACAATCGTTGGTATTCAAGGGCGGTCGTGTCTGAACTCCTTCGCAACACGTTGAAGAACATGAATATGATCTGGCCGCCCTTGGAAGTCGATGCCGATGAAATGCGGCGTCAGTTGGAAATGCTGTAG
- a CDS encoding replication-associated recombination protein A, which produces MTEDLFGAMDAPEDMTRPLAVRMRPSSVDEVVGQSRVLGQGSPLRRLANPASKGSLTAPSSIILFGPPGVGKTTLAYIVAKQSGRVFEELSAVTSGVKDVRDVLRRAHDRLVAEGKETVLFIDEVHRFSKSQQDALLPSVENRDVTFIAATTENPSFSVIKPLLSRSVVVKLESLEPDDLKTLINRAIESERGLKNEVKINDEAVDEIVRMAGGDARKTLTILEAAAGALTGDKARKKGAKRPIITPDVVSQVMDVATVRYDKDGDDHYDVISAFIKSMRGSDPDATMHYLARMLRAGEDPRFIARRIMIAASEEVGMAAPQILQVTVAAAQAVAMIGMPEARIILAEAALAVATAPKSNAGYNAINSALADVDAGLIGQVPLHLRNAPTALMKSWGNHEGYRYAHDWPGAVAPQQYMPDELVGREYYHPNDRGYEHEIKPRLEKIRKILHEKGDGQTGNSDRA; this is translated from the coding sequence ATGACTGAGGATTTGTTTGGCGCGATGGACGCTCCCGAAGATATGACACGCCCGCTGGCCGTGCGCATGCGTCCGTCGAGCGTGGACGAAGTGGTGGGCCAATCGCGGGTGCTAGGACAGGGCTCTCCTCTGCGCAGACTCGCCAATCCGGCGTCCAAAGGCTCGCTGACCGCGCCGAGCTCCATTATTCTGTTTGGACCTCCCGGAGTCGGCAAAACCACGCTCGCCTATATTGTGGCCAAACAGTCCGGTCGAGTCTTCGAAGAGCTTTCCGCAGTCACCTCCGGCGTCAAGGACGTGCGAGATGTACTCAGACGCGCCCATGATCGTCTTGTTGCGGAGGGCAAGGAAACGGTACTGTTCATCGACGAGGTGCACCGATTCTCCAAATCGCAGCAGGATGCATTGCTGCCAAGCGTGGAAAACCGTGATGTCACCTTCATTGCGGCCACCACGGAAAATCCAAGCTTTTCCGTCATCAAACCGTTGTTAAGCCGATCCGTGGTCGTCAAACTCGAATCGCTGGAACCCGACGACCTGAAAACGCTCATCAACAGGGCCATCGAAAGCGAGCGTGGACTTAAAAACGAAGTCAAAATCAACGACGAAGCCGTTGACGAAATCGTGCGTATGGCCGGAGGCGACGCGCGAAAAACACTGACGATCCTTGAAGCCGCCGCGGGGGCGCTTACCGGAGACAAAGCACGCAAAAAAGGTGCGAAACGGCCAATCATCACTCCCGACGTAGTGTCGCAGGTCATGGACGTGGCCACCGTGCGCTACGACAAAGACGGCGACGACCATTACGATGTGATTTCCGCATTCATCAAATCCATGCGTGGATCCGACCCGGACGCCACCATGCACTACCTGGCACGCATGCTGCGCGCCGGTGAGGATCCGCGGTTCATCGCCAGACGCATTATGATCGCAGCTTCCGAGGAAGTTGGCATGGCGGCTCCGCAAATACTGCAGGTAACCGTAGCGGCGGCGCAGGCCGTAGCCATGATCGGCATGCCCGAAGCGCGTATTATTCTCGCGGAAGCGGCGCTCGCCGTTGCCACCGCGCCCAAATCGAACGCCGGCTACAACGCTATCAACAGCGCGCTCGCCGATGTGGACGCGGGATTGATCGGCCAAGTGCCATTGCATTTGAGAAATGCGCCGACCGCCCTGATGAAAAGTTGGGGCAATCATGAGGGATATCGGTACGCTCATGATTGGCCGGGAGCCGTAGCTCCGCAGCAATACATGCCGGACGAGCTGGTAGGGCGGGAATACTACCATCCGAACGATCGCGGCTACGAGCATGAGATCAAACCGAGATTGGAGAAAATTCGGAAGATTCTGCATGAGAAGGGCGATGGTCAAACCGGCAACTCTGATCGAGCCTAG
- a CDS encoding amino acid ABC transporter ATP-binding protein gives MPGTEDSDRPLVELTHVEKHYGDLHVLKDINLTVKKGEVLVIVGPSGSGKSTMCRTINRLETIDSGDIRIDGKPLPQEGKELASLRAEVGMVFQSFNLFANKTILENVTLAPIKVRHMDKKAAEDLAMDLLSRVGVASQASKMPSQLSGGQQQRVAIARALAMQPKVMLFDEPTSALDPEMVNEVLDVMVELAHEGMTMLCVTHEMGFARKVADKVVFMSDGQILEQSTPEDFFENPKTDRAKDFLSKILTH, from the coding sequence ATGCCGGGTACGGAAGACAGCGACCGACCGTTGGTCGAATTGACCCACGTTGAAAAGCACTACGGTGACCTGCATGTGCTCAAGGACATCAACCTCACCGTCAAGAAGGGCGAGGTGCTGGTCATCGTCGGTCCATCCGGTTCCGGCAAGTCCACGATGTGCCGCACCATCAACCGTTTGGAAACCATTGATTCCGGTGATATTCGCATTGATGGAAAGCCATTGCCCCAGGAAGGCAAGGAGCTCGCCAGCCTGCGTGCCGAGGTCGGCATGGTGTTCCAGTCGTTCAACCTGTTCGCCAACAAGACAATTCTTGAGAATGTGACGCTCGCGCCGATCAAGGTGCGCCACATGGATAAGAAGGCGGCCGAGGATCTCGCCATGGATCTGCTCTCCCGAGTGGGCGTGGCTTCGCAGGCTTCCAAGATGCCGTCGCAGCTTTCCGGCGGTCAGCAGCAGCGTGTCGCCATCGCCCGAGCGCTTGCCATGCAGCCGAAGGTCATGTTGTTCGATGAGCCGACGTCCGCACTTGATCCGGAAATGGTCAATGAAGTGCTTGACGTCATGGTGGAGCTGGCTCACGAAGGCATGACCATGCTGTGCGTGACCCACGAAATGGGCTTCGCGCGCAAGGTGGCCGACAAGGTCGTGTTCATGTCCGACGGCCAGATTCTTGAGCAGAGCACGCCTGAGGACTTCTTTGAAAATCCGAAGACCGATCGTGCCAAGGACTTCCTGTCGAAGATTCTCACCCACTGA
- a CDS encoding glutamate ABC transporter substrate-binding protein → MKLSMRAKRMLRRVIATFCACACVFAVSACGADDADGKIRVGIKFDQPGLGFKKSGTYVGFDVDVAKYIAKKLGYSEDQIVWKEAPSKQREAMLQNGDVDFIVATYSITDERKKVVSFAGPYFVAGQDLLVRKDETSINGPEDLNGKRLCSVTGSTSAVTVKEKFANEVQLMEQPGYAECATALFSGIVDAVTTDDIILAGLASASRGRLRVVGKPFTQEYYGVGIKKGDTKLATRINNAIADMIQDGSWQRAISDNTKGTAYTPNAKYNPPEPTEGEK, encoded by the coding sequence ATGAAACTTTCTATGAGGGCGAAGCGTATGCTACGCAGGGTTATAGCGACCTTCTGCGCATGCGCATGCGTGTTCGCAGTGTCCGCCTGTGGCGCGGACGACGCCGATGGCAAGATTCGCGTCGGTATCAAGTTCGACCAGCCTGGTTTGGGATTCAAGAAGTCCGGCACCTATGTCGGCTTCGATGTGGATGTGGCCAAGTACATTGCGAAGAAACTCGGCTATTCCGAAGACCAGATCGTATGGAAGGAGGCACCGTCGAAGCAGCGTGAGGCCATGCTGCAGAATGGCGATGTCGATTTCATCGTTGCAACGTATTCCATCACTGACGAACGTAAGAAGGTTGTCTCCTTCGCTGGACCGTACTTCGTTGCGGGTCAGGATCTGCTCGTGCGTAAGGATGAAACCTCCATCAATGGTCCGGAGGATCTTAATGGCAAGCGTCTGTGCTCCGTAACCGGTTCCACTTCCGCGGTTACCGTCAAGGAGAAGTTCGCCAACGAAGTGCAGCTCATGGAGCAGCCGGGTTACGCGGAATGCGCTACCGCACTGTTCTCGGGCATCGTTGATGCGGTGACCACCGACGATATTATTCTGGCGGGTCTTGCCTCCGCTTCGCGTGGCCGTCTGCGTGTGGTCGGCAAGCCGTTCACCCAGGAGTATTACGGCGTCGGCATCAAGAAGGGCGATACGAAGCTGGCCACCCGGATCAACAACGCCATCGCCGATATGATTCAGGATGGTTCCTGGCAGCGTGCCATTTCCGACAACACGAAGGGCACTGCATACACGCCGAACGCGAAGTACAATCCGCCGGAGCCGACTGAGGGAGAGAAGTGA